A window from Dama dama isolate Ldn47 chromosome 11, ASM3311817v1, whole genome shotgun sequence encodes these proteins:
- the LOC133065524 gene encoding lithostathine isoform X2 yields MDTMLPSLGLPRLSWMLLSCLMLLSQVQGENSQKELPSARISCPTGSMAYRSYCYALFKTPKTWMDADGSEPNAGGWEWISTDVLNYVAWETDPAAISSPGYCGSLSSSSGYLKWIDHNCYLKLPYVCKFKD; encoded by the exons ATGGACACAATGCTGCCTTCCCTGGGCCTCCCCAGACTGTCCTGGATGCTGCTCTCCTGCCTGATGCTCCTGTCTCAGGTCCAAG GGGAAAATTCCCAAAAGGAACTGCCCTCTGCACGGATCAGCTGTCCCACAGGTTCCATGGCCTATAGATCTTACTGCTATGCCTTGTTTAAAACACCCAAAACCTGGATGGATGCAGAT GGCTCTGAGCCCAATGCTGGCGGATGGGAATGGATTAGCACTGACGTGCTCAATTATGTTGCCTGGGAGACAGATCCTGCTGCCATCTCAAGCCCTGGCTACTGTGGGAGTCTCTCAAGCAGCTCAG GATATCTCAAGTGGATAGATCATAACTGTTATTTGAAATTACCCTATGTCTGCAAGTTCAAGGACTAG
- the LOC133065524 gene encoding lithostathine isoform X1 produces the protein MDTMLPSLGLPRLSWMLLSCLMLLSQVQGENSQKELPSARISCPTGSMAYRSYCYALFKTPKTWMDADIACQKRPSGHLVSLLNGAEDSFVASLVKNNLNTQSDVWIGLYDPTEGSEPNAGGWEWISTDVLNYVAWETDPAAISSPGYCGSLSSSSGYLKWIDHNCYLKLPYVCKFKD, from the exons ATGGACACAATGCTGCCTTCCCTGGGCCTCCCCAGACTGTCCTGGATGCTGCTCTCCTGCCTGATGCTCCTGTCTCAGGTCCAAG GGGAAAATTCCCAAAAGGAACTGCCCTCTGCACGGATCAGCTGTCCCACAGGTTCCATGGCCTATAGATCTTACTGCTATGCCTTGTTTAAAACACCCAAAACCTGGATGGATGCAGAT ATTGCCTGCCAGAAGAGGCCCTCAGGACATCTTGTGTCTCTGCTCAATGGGGCTGAGGACTCCTTCGTGGCCTCCTTGGTTAAGAACAACTTGAATACCCAATCAGACGTCTGGATTGGGCTCTATGACCCCACAGAG GGCTCTGAGCCCAATGCTGGCGGATGGGAATGGATTAGCACTGACGTGCTCAATTATGTTGCCTGGGAGACAGATCCTGCTGCCATCTCAAGCCCTGGCTACTGTGGGAGTCTCTCAAGCAGCTCAG GATATCTCAAGTGGATAGATCATAACTGTTATTTGAAATTACCCTATGTCTGCAAGTTCAAGGACTAG